The following is a genomic window from Tripterygium wilfordii isolate XIE 37 chromosome 19, ASM1340144v1, whole genome shotgun sequence.
ATTCCTGACTTTCTATCTAAACTGTTGAGCTATAAAACTCGATCATATGAGCAATCAGAATCAATCTGGTATCGatgatttatttaattaatcagaATAAATATCGATGATAACCAAAAGAACCTCCAATGAGAGCATGACATGTGTCCATACATGTAGCGTCAACCGAGCACCTATGCTCAGTACGAAGAGCACTCCCACGTTTGTGGGCACAAAAAGAGCTCAGTTACGAGTAGACTAAATGTCGGGTCCACCAACCCTCATTCTCACCCACCATCTCAACACTACTAGAAGAGGGGACCCTTAACATTTTTTTATgaacattttttattaattttacgtaaaaaatatatattattattttacttaacaatttttCAACTTAACATTcctttattaattttacttaaaaaaatttatattagtATTCTACTTAACATTTTTATCTCATAttacataataaattataattttaaaatattatatttataattcaaattattttcaataacaaaatcattaaataatgattgtaataatttaaaagtttaaattgaaaaatgagcatttttatttattaatgttCAGAAAATATTATAACTTATTAATAcgaattattttaaaaaaagtcaaTTATTTGATAATTTACCAAACACTACATAATttattcaacagtttttccactAATGTAAGCTTTTAGTTCGTCAAATATCTCATAGCATATTACAGAACTTTAAACTCAGCTTTTCCgatagcgttgaaaatcaatccaattgTTCTACCAAACAAACCTATATATTTTTCTCTCAAGAATATATGACTGATTTGATCGTCGAAACTTCCTTGACTAAAACCCCTTCAGTCAGGGAACTTCTAACGTCTCTTGTGGGTTTTGCAAAATTATCGGTGGCCCACTATCCTAAATTCTTGATTGTGGGAATTTTCCCCCACAGGGGCATAATTACATAATCAATGATGTGTAATCCCACTGACAATCCTACAAAACTCACAAAAGATGTTTTGTTGGCTAGAGTGGTTTCGACTATAAGCAAGctctgacgatcaagtcagttaTGTGTGTCTCTCTAGTAATCTTGTGAATGTTTAGGCAGTAAGTTTTTCTTCCTCACTTTACCTAGTTTGGGGGGTCGCCGTATACAGTGGGGATGATTCATCTCTTTCCTGAGATACGGATCTCAGAATTGATTGGGTTTAGAGAATTTTAGGGATGTATCAGAGATAATCCCTGAGACGTTGTCTTTTCCCAAAGAGAGGTTCAATGTTTCAAATTTGTTGTCATAAATGGGTATGTGTCTCGAGGAGATTACGAAATGATTGATGGGATGCATGCTACAAAGAATATCGACCAAGGATTCCTATGACAATGGATTGCATTAGATACAAATAAAGTTGAGGTCGGAGTTCAGATATAAGTACTTAGACGGCTATATCCTGAATAGGAGTGGGTCCGACATTTTAGATCATGGGTTCAATGTCGTCGACATGATGGGTTGATGTCGTCAATATGAGGTAATTGTGTTGACAAAATGGGCTCGTCTTTACTTATGGTTGGTTGAATTGATATTTGGATGACTTAGAATTATGGATCGATGTCAAAGGAGGTGTATTTTATGACAATATTTAGTCATTACactatattttattaaaatagaTACATTCATGGACCATGATGGTTTGGTTATCTTGGAGAGTAATTTATGTTAGAAAAAAGTTAGTCAATCAGAAAAGACCCGTCGTAGGAGTCTGGAAATTGGAGTTGACATCTACTTAAAGAAAACTTTGATAGCATATGGAAGCTAAATTTGACATTAACTTTAAGATAGTGAGTCACAAAGGCACATGGAAGCTAGAATTGACATCAGCTTAAAGGAGCCCTGAAGGGGTATGAAAGCCAAAATTGATATCAGCTTTAAGAGAGAAGGCCGTAAAGACGTATGGAAATTGGAATTAACATCAGCTTTAAAGAGAGCCCTGAAGACATATGCAAGTAGGAATTGACATCAACTTAAAGGATCCTTGAAGGCGTATAGAAGCTCGAATTGACATCAGCTTTAAGAGAGATGATCGTAAAGGCGTATGGAAGCTGGAATTTACATCAGCTTTAAGAGTCCTAAAGACGTGTGGAAGCTAGAATTGACATTAGCTTTGAGAGAGCTTTGAAGATGTATGGAAGCTGAAATTGAAATCAACTTTTTTAAAAGAGCCCCGAAGGTGTGTGGAAACTGGAATTGACATCAACTTTTAGAGAGCTTTGTAGGTGTGTGGAAAAATAGGGACTGCAATGCTTTCAATTAATTGTAATCGTAGAGATATTCCTATTTGCAAAAGATATATGCCAGGAAACTATTATTCAATGCAAAAATGAGAAGGATATATTTTTGAATATCAAGGTACTTTGGtgagttttaagggtgaccgaagaaaaaatatttttttacatacCACCTGCTTGGCAAGGCAGGTGGCACAGTGTTTCCGCTGTACGGATGCTCAGTGTCCACAACCTCGCCAAACAGCAAGGCATTTGCAACGGAACTGCTATGCAAATGACAACGATTCAATGGCTTTTGGAAGCTTGGAGCTTCTCAAAAGCGGAAatgctttttttaaaatataaatgatgtgGGTCCCACTTTGGCTTAAAGATTTTTGTTTAAAAGCAGATGGGGCCCACGTTGTAACAATTTCtcaattaacattttttaattacttttatttaaaattattcagtttacatttttttaattaattttaacgacattcctttttctttttcttttttaaaaaattaatgtggGGCCACAAAACTAATTGATGAAATGaaaatttgtaattttctttttaaaatcagTGGAGCCACGTTTTGACTTTATATTTTTTAACTTAACACATTAttataatttcattttaaatatttaaaatttatacttaaaattaaatttagtaataaattaaattaattaaatgaaatctaaagactaaataaataaaaaattattataaaatcataaaatataatatttaataaaataaattattttattaataaaatataatattataatactttaattcaaccaTTTTTCCGCTATTGTAAGTTTTAAGTTTGTCAAACACCTCATAGGATATTTCATACCTTTaagctcaactttttttttcattgtactttcgttagcattgaaaatcaatccaaccgctctaccaaacaaacCCATAATGTTGATCTTTAGCATCTAGAGTCGTGATATCTGGCAAGTGTATTAGATACCTTAAGCATACACGTGTCTAATTTTGGCCTTGCTTTAAGTGTGTATTAAATGATAGGTTTCCTAGAAAGTCACTCTTTTTCAAAGTTTacgggctagtttggtagaacATTTGTAAAGTAGTAGATATGTCAGCAGAAATGATGGTAGCAGAAATATTGGACAATTTTAATAGTAGATATGCTGCTTAAATGTtcggtaggtgtttggttgaacttttactgttaacatttgtgttgtgtagcatgttgtgataaattacgtgtagaggtattatacattttagttgtatacgctgtatccaaacatacaaattttataaaatcaataaatgaatttaaattaattgaagataataataaattataaattaattaatcaattattaatctaattaaatttaattaattaatttatttatttattaaatgggAAGGATTTTATTAATAACACTACTCATTCATATTCATACGTGAAGGATAACTTCAATAGAAGAAAGGTATAAGGTAATTAAGTGAAAATCATAGGGACAAATGAGTCATAAATGGTGAAATGCTGGTAAAATGGTCCAAAATAAAAGCATTTCAAAAGTAGCCTTTTATGCTGCCAAAAAGCTCCTCAATTTTTGAGctcaaaattgttgtttggatgtTTGCCAGCACTAGGTGATTGCCCCACGTAAAGCTCGGGATTTGTTTAATTGCGAGGTTTCATTATataatttgtttatatttcCAGGTCCTTGATGGCTTACTACTCCGAATATATAGTGTCTAATGTCAAATGTTTGTCTATAATGGTAAACAATTCTCCTGTACAAAACTCTGGCGGTGGATGAGGTTGAACACAAATAGGATGTACAGATATTTTATCTCCACATAACATGTGAATAAAATTATTATGTGGCCACATGTTTGCTTAAAGATAAATAACTCTTGTACCCAAAGCACGACCGTTGACCCCGTCAAGGACATGGAGGATGTATGTTGACATTATTTTAGGAATTGAACGTGTGACATTTAGTCACATATTTCCCTTGTGTTCACCTCCTGGAAAGAAAAGTAAGATATATTTAAGGTAATTGTAGGTCTTTTTGAGTGACATAGGAATGGAAAACataatttcaaattaaagtCGTGATTTCGAATTATTGCTACTTGGTTTTCATGACTTTTATTACTTGTTTGCTTATAATGTAATTTGTGTATTGGATGAGAACATActttgaataaaaatattaggtTTTTCTTTAGGGGTATAAGCCCAACTATTAATTCCATGATAATAAAGTTACACCTAACGTCACGATAACAGTTTAAGAAATTACAAATCAAAACCAAGAAGAGGAGGTATCCAAActcaagaaacaacaaaaaaaaccaaataatcaCGAGAAAACAACGGAATGACAACATTGTCAAACCCAATCATAGCCCAATATCCAATTAGTCAATAGAAGCTGAAGCAGCTTGATCAAAATCGGGCCCAAGAAATTAAATCAGCCCACAAGCTTACGGTCTTAGCAAAAGCAAACCCTAGAATTCCTGCGGCCCCGACAGCCTTCGCTCAAGGATAAATAAATAAGACATTCAGCGTACTCGAACTAGGGTTCTCTCAGTCTCGATCGAAAAAAGGAAGAGTAATTGTGCCTTCTCTGATTAGATCCCAGGATCTCttcgtttttttttcctttcagttTTGCGGGGATTGGTTTTTCCCTCCAAAACAACCAACCAACGAGGGGAGATGACTTCGCGTTTCCAAGCTGCTGCATTGGTGGCTGCACCTTCGTTTCCTAATGCCATCGCATGGTCTGAAGAGAATTTAATCGCAATAGCCTCGGGTCCGCTAGTTACAATACTGGTAATCTAGTCGTTTTTCCATTCCTCCAGTTGAGATTTTCTGTCGAGTGTCGTGCAATCTCCTCTTGAGGTGAAAACTGTTTAAACTGTaagttttgaattttaataATCTGCGACTggactgtttttctttttgtaatttcGAAGCAGAATCCAGCATCGCCTGTATGTCCTCGAGGTGTGGTCACGGTGCCAAGTTGTGACCCTCATCCCATTGGTTTGGTAAACAAGGAAGGTCAGTTTCTACTTCTACTTCATATATGTTAGTCATCCAACATACATATGTACCCATATTTGATCCAATTATGAGTCTTTCTGTCAACACAGAGAGTAACTAAATAGCGAATCAAAGTTTTTGAATTTGAGTAGGTCAGTTTGTACTTTAAGTTTGAAGGCTTTGCACTTCAGACTCTCTGTAAATTTAAGAATAACGAGCAGCCATGTCACATGTATGCGAGTTCCTTCTATATTCATGTATGATTTTGGCATAAAACAAGGAAGGTCAGTTTGTACTTTGTACTTTAAGTTTGAAGGCTTTGCACTTCAGACTCTTTCTAATTTTAAGAACAACGAGCAGCCATGTCACATGTATGCAAGTGCCTTCTATATTCATTTATGGTTTTGGCATACGTTTATCATATAGTCTGAAAGAATGGAGTCCTCCATCTAGTATTTTGCTCAGAATTCATAATAAGTTTTACTCATAAATTTGGTAGTTCTTAAGATAATTATAAGAATGTTTCTTAAACATATATTCAATTGGAAGTTTTTCAGAATTGCTCTCTGATTGCTTGTTGCCCACCGCTTTATCTCGGGACCGTCATCCATGTGTTCGATCGATTTCATGGTCTCCAGTCGGAATGGCCCCTAACTCAGGGTATaaacttcttttgttttttgaatgcaaaactTCAAAGACCCTAAACCTGTTAGTATGGTCTTGTTCACCTGGTCCAATAATTTAGTTTACTTGATTATATCTTAGAGTATCTTACTGAATTAATTGCTTTGCTGATGCTGTACAGTTGCTTGTTGGCTATTTGCACCATAGAAGGGCGAGTGAAGCTTTATCACCAACCGTTTTGTGATTTCCGTGCTGAGTGGATAGAGGTATGCATTGGGAAACCCCGTGATGCTAATCCATACCACCAATACAAGCATGCATGTATATTCTGTTGTTTCAAGTTCTTTCGGAAATTTAACCTAGAAATATACATCCTCAACACCTTTCCCAATAACAACCTGGAAAGGAGGGAGTAAAAACTAATCTGCAAATGCTAACAATGGTACTTTACTGTCATCTATATGTAGCTTGATATGAAAATGCTATTTTATCTTGGAATTTTGTTCAACTTATTCAGTGTTCATTTGTTTCATGTTCCTTTATCAAATATTGTTCATAACAGTTCTCTGATCCCACTCTTATTTAGGTCATAGATATGTCAGATAAACTGTATGATTATCTTGCAAGTGACAATTTTGGGGAGTTGGAGATTTGTTCCTTGGAAACTGATGCTGTAAGTTAGTTTGCCACTTATTTACCTGGGTTGCGTTGTCTAGCGGAGCTATGGTTTTCTAGTTGTTGTTTTACTAGGATTAGCCTTATTATCTTAGTTGCAATCTCATCTTCTCTTGCCAGGAACAAGCAACAGAGTGTGGTTTCCCTGATGATCTTCCAAAATCCCTGGTGGGAAAGGAGCATAAacgaaaaagaagaaattgttCTCGAGCAATGTAAATGGCTCTTTCCCATCTCTTGTTTTCTTGCTTTTCCAGTCATCTGACAAATCACGTGGTCAAATTacattaatgttttttttaacatgccCAGAATATTTGGATTGCATCGTTTTCCTAGATATTTTTCAGTTATAGGTGTTGCCTTattatgtattttcttttcaatgACCATGCTACAGTACGAAGGGCTTAAAAAGTTTCAAGGACGACCAGATATTAGATCTTGGAAGTAGTGAGAATAATAGTGACGACTCTAGCCATTCTACTGAAATGGAGGGAGagtggatacctaaggtatatggATTTGGACAGCAAGAGGGGTTCCATAACTTTCACTCATTTCCcgctccccccccccccccccccccccctttctTTCAAGTTGCTTTTCAAGGTTGGAATATTGATCAGTTTTTACAGGGTTATGGTTATCGTCTCAAACATATGTTCTATTTAATTGTTGCTTACTTTTAGGTCTCAGACaaggtgaaaaagaaggatCTACATCAGACAATTCGTAAACATAATTCTAAAGTGAAATCAAGCAAACAGACAGCAGACAAACGTGCACTTCCGCTCATTACTCCTCTCCAATATGCTTCTCGCAATGCAAAACTATCATCACTAGTTGTTGCCTGGTCACCGATTCTGTGGATATCATCTAAAATCTCACCGTTCGGTCAAGGTGATTCATCAAACCGTTGCTCTATACTTGCAGTTGGTGGAAAGGCCGGCGAAGTTTCATTCTGGAAAATCCATGCACCGCAATGCTATTCTGTTGAGCACAGCAAGAACCCTTGTACGGTGATGTTTTCAGGAATTCTCCGAGCACACCATTCATGGATCACTACAATCAGTTGGGCATTGCATGATTCAAGATCTCAAATTTTACTAGCAACTGGCAGTTCTGATGGGAGGTGAGTTAGGTATGTCTGTGGATCTAATCTTCCTCTTTCCCACTGTTCTGTTACTGCATTGAATTAGATGAGGGTCACGATGTGCTTCAATTCTTCTCCCTATAGAAACATAGTGAACTGTGTTAAGAAAAACATTTCCTGATGCTATTTAGAGGCtttgtttcctttttaattGGGGTTACATACTGCTTTCTTTTAGGAACTCAGGAAAAAAACAATGCTTCTAGAAGTAGTTTTTCAATTTATGTCTAAACAGTATCAGTTATCAATTCTATGCTATCCGTTGGGGGGGTGGCAGGACAAGGGCAGATGACTGGGTAGGATTGGCGGTCTGGTTGGTGAGAAACGTTAAAATCTTCTAGGACGAGGATGAACTTACTTGCATCACGTGAATTGAGTAGATGCATTATGGTTGTGAAAGatatttaattttcttccaGTATTACCACCAGTCGATCATGAGTGATATACAATTAAATCTTTCCAAGCCAATTAATGTTTAAATTTGTGTGCATTTTTATTTCAGTGTAAAGATATGGTTGGGTAGTTGTGAGGAATTGCTGAAGTTATCGGATGTTAAAAGTCCTCCTTTTTCCTTGTTGAAGGAGGTAACTCATTTGTTTAATTATAGTCATTTATTGTTAGTACTTCTATTTGTTCTGAATTAACACTATTCTGACTTCCAAAGTTCTATGTAGGTTACAACTGTTAATGTTGCACCAGTTTCGGTACTATCACTTATGGTGCCGGTTCAGTCCCCACAAGATGCATTCTTAGCTGTTGGCAAGGGATGTGGCTCTTTTGAAGTGTGGGTTGGTGATATGTCTtgccaaaaatttgaaaaaaggggCTCATACGACGCACACAATCATGTTGTAAGTTTCCTGTTGTGGACCAGCCCtttgcataaaaaaattataatcacTTACTTGCGTTACAATTCATTAGATTACAGGTTTAGCTTGGGCTTTTGATGGACGTTGTCTGTATAGCTGCAGCCAGGTAAATAAATTTGTGAAGTTCAGCAGCATGTAAAAAGTTTACTGATTATTTATTGCATTTTATATACTTTGCACTTCTGATGTGTTAGTGTTGAGATagctttttttaaaaactttttgCTTCCACCGTTTAATGGTGCCAGGATAATTTTGTTCGGAGCTGGGTTTTACATGGCAGTTCCCTCTTTGAAGTACCGATTCCTTCCAATACCCCTGGTTTGAGGAGTTCTACTGATGTATGGTGTTTCTCTTTTTTATCTGCTTTTCTTAACTAATTTATCTTCTAGTGTAAAATATTATGATATTCATTTGCAGCTACCTGATGCATTCTTTTCATGCCATGGCGTGGCAGTGTCCCCTGGAAATCTTGTGCTTGCTATGGTACgttctttgttttcttatcGCGTTACCCATTTGCTCTCTCCTCAAaaatttccttcttcttttgaagtttATTGGAATATTGTTCTTAAGATACTGGATAAATGCTTTCAGTGTATGAAATACTTGATGGTTAAATTATATGCTCTATGACAACCTAGTCTCAATAATTTTGGCTGAGTGCAGGCTTGAATTTGAAGTGTTAATTATTATACATACAACTCTGCTTGAGACTTTAGGCATCTCTGACCTTTCCTTTAGAAAATTTAATGACTTTGGGTGGTAAAAGTTAACAATGAACCTGTCTGGTTTATCTAGAACTTTTATGTACTTAGCAAGTAAGGAGATTGATTCTTGAATACCTATATGAGACTGCTCAGAGCCCTTTGGAAAACTAATTAATATTATCGTATCCtttcaacaaaaataatattatcgTATTCTTCAACAAGCTCCCTTTTCTTTGATTAATCTATTTGAAAAGTTAATATTGATAAACGTGTACTTTGAGGCCATCAATCAATTAACTGAGATTATTCTTGTTTTCTGCAGGTTCGCGGTTTTGATGTTGATTTGTTGGATAAG
Proteins encoded in this region:
- the LOC119984946 gene encoding uncharacterized protein LOC119984946 isoform X1 — protein: MTSRFQAAALVAAPSFPNAIAWSEENLIAIASGPLVTILNPASPVCPRGVVTVPSCDPHPIGLVNKEELLSDCLLPTALSRDRHPCVRSISWSPVGMAPNSGCLLAICTIEGRVKLYHQPFCDFRAEWIEVIDMSDKLYDYLASDNFGELEICSLETDAEQATECGFPDDLPKSLVGKEHKRKRRNCSRAITKGLKSFKDDQILDLGSSENNSDDSSHSTEMEGEWIPKVSDKVKKKDLHQTIRKHNSKVKSSKQTADKRALPLITPLQYASRNAKLSSLVVAWSPILWISSKISPFGQGDSSNRCSILAVGGKAGEVSFWKIHAPQCYSVEHSKNPCTVMFSGILRAHHSWITTISWALHDSRSQILLATGSSDGSVKIWLGSCEELLKLSDVKSPPFSLLKEVTTVNVAPVSVLSLMVPVQSPQDAFLAVGKGCGSFEVWVGDMSCQKFEKRGSYDAHNHVITGLAWAFDGRCLYSCSQDNFVRSWVLHGSSLFEVPIPSNTPGLRSSTDLPDAFFSCHGVAVSPGNLVLAMVRGFDVDLLDKMYQVRAMKAAVEFLWIGGQQVDMLPNTSPDFEYEAFPGFPEKELMYWESNFLWSIKQFEDQDRPLVIWDIIAALLAFKQSEPKYVQHLVVRWLLKTFLKSQAGLSVEKILSRVSKCFFKISSRRLHLLNIICRRVMLSELPADQINFDGPRFRESTDEEGQMTLWMKLLLRNERELRERLVGFSFSVYLSLISHSATNFSQTANWCPSGLAQMEQWVGLTRDHVRDQLKGLASKVGKHGRRRRSSEYVAEEACSYCSGSVLFDSPEVAFCQGLEIVDGVSHSHKLPRCSVSMQVCPATPLWFCKCCHRWTSKLAPETLFTMIDYSIEVKSLTDSSDVEVLSRPLCPFCGILLQKLQAEFLLSPTPV
- the LOC119984946 gene encoding uncharacterized protein LOC119984946 isoform X2 yields the protein MAPNSGCLLAICTIEGRVKLYHQPFCDFRAEWIEVIDMSDKLYDYLASDNFGELEICSLETDAEQATECGFPDDLPKSLVGKEHKRKRRNCSRAITKGLKSFKDDQILDLGSSENNSDDSSHSTEMEGEWIPKVSDKVKKKDLHQTIRKHNSKVKSSKQTADKRALPLITPLQYASRNAKLSSLVVAWSPILWISSKISPFGQGDSSNRCSILAVGGKAGEVSFWKIHAPQCYSVEHSKNPCTVMFSGILRAHHSWITTISWALHDSRSQILLATGSSDGSVKIWLGSCEELLKLSDVKSPPFSLLKEVTTVNVAPVSVLSLMVPVQSPQDAFLAVGKGCGSFEVWVGDMSCQKFEKRGSYDAHNHVITGLAWAFDGRCLYSCSQDNFVRSWVLHGSSLFEVPIPSNTPGLRSSTDLPDAFFSCHGVAVSPGNLVLAMVRGFDVDLLDKMYQVRAMKAAVEFLWIGGQQVDMLPNTSPDFEYEAFPGFPEKELMYWESNFLWSIKQFEDQDRPLVIWDIIAALLAFKQSEPKYVQHLVVRWLLKTFLKSQAGLSVEKILSRVSKCFFKISSRRLHLLNIICRRVMLSELPADQINFDGPRFRESTDEEGQMTLWMKLLLRNERELRERLVGFSFSVYLSLISHSATNFSQTANWCPSGLAQMEQWVGLTRDHVRDQLKGLASKVGKHGRRRRSSEYVAEEACSYCSGSVLFDSPEVAFCQGLEIVDGVSHSHKLPRCSVSMQVCPATPLWFCKCCHRWTSKLAPETLFTMIDYSIEVKSLTDSSDVEVLSRPLCPFCGILLQKLQAEFLLSPTPV